The Peribacillus sp. FSL E2-0218 genome contains a region encoding:
- a CDS encoding GAF domain-containing protein, protein MFNVEMYQGKKEKNYELVQKQLSALVEDETNRIANLSNAAALLNQFLDEVNWVGFYLYEEDQLILGPFQGLPACVRIPMGRGVCGTSAATAKTLRIEDVHQFPGHIACDAASRSEIVIPLMQEGNLIGVLDIDSPITNRFDEIDQQGLEKFAEILSKHL, encoded by the coding sequence AGAAAAAAACTATGAACTGGTCCAAAAACAACTTTCCGCCTTAGTTGAAGATGAAACGAACCGGATTGCCAATTTAAGCAATGCGGCGGCTTTACTGAATCAGTTTCTAGATGAAGTCAATTGGGTCGGCTTCTATCTATACGAAGAAGACCAATTGATCTTAGGACCATTCCAAGGGCTTCCGGCATGTGTCCGCATCCCAATGGGCAGGGGCGTATGCGGGACATCCGCGGCCACTGCAAAAACCTTGCGCATCGAGGACGTCCATCAATTCCCTGGACATATTGCCTGTGATGCAGCATCGCGATCTGAAATTGTCATACCTCTCATGCAGGAAGGCAATTTGATCGGTGTGCTCGATATCGACAGCCCGATCACGAACAGATTTGACGAAATCGATCAGCAGGGACTCGAGAAGTTCGCTGAGATCCTTTCCAAGCATTTATAA